A DNA window from Pseudomonas wuhanensis contains the following coding sequences:
- the fabG gene encoding 3-oxoacyl-ACP reductase FabG produces the protein MSLQGKVALVTGASRGIGQAIALELGRQGAIVIGTATSASGAERIAATLKENGIQGTGLELNVTSDESVAAVLASIQAQFGAPAILVNNAGITRDNLMMRMKDDEWHDVVDTNLNSLFRLSKGVLRGMTKARWGRIISIGSVVGAMGNAGQVNYAAAKAGLEGFSRALAREVGSRSITVNSVAPGFIDTDMTRELPEAQREALQTQIPLGRLGQAQEIASVVAFLASDGAAYVTGATIPVNGGMYMS, from the coding sequence ATGAGTCTGCAAGGTAAAGTTGCACTGGTCACCGGTGCCAGCCGTGGTATCGGCCAGGCTATCGCTCTGGAATTGGGTCGTCAGGGTGCCATTGTCATCGGCACCGCGACTTCCGCTTCAGGGGCTGAGCGTATCGCTGCGACCCTGAAAGAAAATGGTATCCAGGGCACTGGCCTGGAACTCAATGTCACCAGCGACGAGTCCGTAGCGGCCGTGCTGGCGAGCATTCAGGCGCAATTCGGTGCGCCGGCGATCCTGGTCAATAATGCCGGTATCACCCGCGATAACCTGATGATGCGCATGAAAGATGACGAATGGCATGACGTCGTCGATACCAATCTGAACAGCCTGTTCCGGCTGTCCAAGGGCGTTTTGCGCGGCATGACCAAAGCCCGTTGGGGACGAATTATCAGTATTGGCTCGGTTGTGGGTGCCATGGGCAACGCAGGCCAAGTAAACTACGCTGCCGCCAAGGCCGGTCTGGAAGGTTTCAGTCGTGCACTGGCGCGTGAAGTCGGTTCGCGTTCGATTACGGTAAACTCGGTGGCCCCTGGGTTCATCGACACCGATATGACCCGTGAACTGCCCGAGGCGCAGCGTGAAGCCTTGCAGACGCAGATTCCGCTGGGTCGTCTGGGGCAAGCTCAAGAGATCGCGTCTGTGGTCGCTTTTCTTGCATCCGACGGTGCGGCTTACGTTACTGGGGCTACAATCCCGGTGAACGGCGGGATGTACATGAGTTAA
- the acpP gene encoding acyl carrier protein, translated as MSTIEERVKKIVAEQLGVKEEEVVNTASFVEDLGADSLDTVELVMALEEEFETEIPDEEAEKITTVQAAIDYVTSHQA; from the coding sequence ATGAGCACCATCGAAGAGCGCGTCAAGAAAATCGTTGCTGAGCAACTGGGCGTTAAAGAAGAAGAAGTGGTCAACACTGCTTCCTTCGTTGAAGACCTGGGTGCCGACTCCCTTGACACCGTTGAGCTGGTGATGGCTCTGGAAGAGGAATTCGAGACCGAAATCCCTGACGAAGAAGCTGAGAAGATCACTACTGTACAAGCAGCAATCGACTACGTTACCAGCCACCAGGCGTAA
- the fabF gene encoding beta-ketoacyl-ACP synthase II encodes MSRRRVVVTGMGMLSPLGTDVPSSWQGILAGRSGIGLIEHTDLSAYSTRFGGSVKGFNVEEYLSVKEARKLDLFIQYGLAAGFQAVRNAGLEVTDANRERIGVAMGSGIGGLTNIEDTSRTLHDSGPRRISPFFVPGSIINMISGFLSIHLGAQGPNYAIATACTTGTHCIGMAARNIMYDEADVMIAGGAEMAACGLGMGGFGASRALSTRNDEPTRASRPWDKGRDGFVLSDGAGALVLEELEHAKARGATIYAELIGFGTSGDAYHMTSPPADGAGAARCITNALRDAKINSDQVQYINAHGTSTSAGDLAEACAIKSVFGDHAYKLAVSSTKSMTGHLLGAAGAVEAIFSVLAINSQVAPPTINLDEPDEGCDLDFVPHTARGMDIDVVLSNSFGFGGTNGSLVFRRFAD; translated from the coding sequence GTGTCGCGTAGACGCGTCGTAGTCACCGGTATGGGTATGTTGTCGCCACTGGGTACGGATGTGCCGAGCAGCTGGCAGGGCATTCTGGCTGGCCGCAGTGGCATTGGTCTGATCGAACACACCGACCTTTCTGCCTATTCCACCCGTTTTGGCGGCTCGGTAAAGGGCTTCAATGTCGAGGAATACCTGTCGGTCAAGGAAGCTCGCAAACTCGACCTGTTCATTCAATACGGTCTGGCTGCAGGTTTTCAAGCCGTGCGTAACGCAGGTCTTGAAGTCACCGACGCCAATCGCGAGCGTATCGGCGTGGCCATGGGGTCGGGTATTGGCGGTCTGACCAATATCGAAGACACCAGCCGCACACTGCATGATTCCGGCCCACGGCGGATTTCTCCGTTTTTCGTGCCTGGCTCGATCATCAATATGATTTCCGGTTTCCTGTCCATCCATCTGGGCGCACAGGGACCTAACTACGCCATCGCCACGGCGTGTACCACCGGTACGCATTGTATCGGCATGGCGGCACGCAACATCATGTACGACGAAGCCGACGTGATGATCGCCGGTGGTGCCGAGATGGCCGCATGTGGTCTGGGCATGGGCGGCTTTGGTGCCTCCCGCGCACTGTCGACCCGCAATGACGAGCCGACCCGTGCCAGCCGTCCATGGGACAAGGGCCGTGATGGCTTCGTGCTGTCCGACGGCGCCGGCGCACTGGTTCTCGAAGAACTGGAGCACGCCAAGGCCCGTGGCGCGACCATCTACGCCGAGCTGATCGGCTTCGGCACCAGTGGCGATGCTTACCACATGACCTCGCCACCAGCCGATGGCGCGGGTGCTGCGCGTTGCATCACCAATGCCTTGCGCGATGCGAAGATCAACAGCGATCAGGTTCAGTACATCAACGCCCACGGCACCTCGACCTCGGCTGGCGACCTCGCCGAAGCCTGTGCGATCAAATCCGTGTTCGGTGATCACGCCTACAAGCTGGCGGTCAGTTCGACCAAATCCATGACCGGTCACCTGTTGGGTGCGGCGGGCGCGGTCGAGGCGATTTTCAGCGTATTGGCAATCAACAGCCAGGTGGCACCGCCGACCATCAACCTCGATGAGCCGGACGAAGGTTGCGACCTAGACTTCGTACCCCACACCGCGCGTGGCATGGATATCGACGTGGTGCTGTCCAACTCCTTCGGATTTGGCGGTACCAATGGCTCGTTGGTGTTCCGCCGGTTCGCTGACTGA
- the pabC gene encoding aminodeoxychorismate lyase produces the protein MDSWVDGQPADALSLKDRGLAYGDGLFETIAVKGGQPLLLDRHLSRLAEGCSRLAIAADHQLIRAELLAYAAALGEGVLKLILTRGDSQRGYAADPSAQARRILQGNPPAVYPAVHAEQGVRLFPCATRLSKQPLLAGLKHLNRLEQVIARSEWQDTEHAEGLMLDQVGRVIEGVFSNLFLVRDGVLVTANLKRCGVAGVMRAELLFQAKSLGIPTLITDITLEQLQWADEVFVCNSVYGVWPVRAYAALSWPVGPLTRKLQTIARALLDA, from the coding sequence ATGGACAGCTGGGTCGACGGTCAACCGGCTGACGCTTTGTCGCTGAAGGATCGCGGCCTGGCTTACGGTGATGGTCTGTTCGAGACCATCGCGGTCAAGGGCGGGCAGCCGCTGCTGCTGGATCGACATTTGTCGCGTCTGGCCGAGGGTTGTTCGCGCCTGGCGATTGCCGCCGATCATCAACTGATCCGCGCGGAGCTGCTGGCCTATGCCGCCGCGCTGGGCGAGGGCGTGCTCAAACTCATCCTCACTCGCGGCGACAGCCAGCGCGGTTACGCTGCCGATCCCTCGGCTCAGGCTCGACGCATTCTGCAAGGCAATCCTCCTGCGGTTTATCCGGCTGTTCATGCGGAGCAGGGCGTTCGGCTGTTTCCTTGTGCGACACGTCTTTCCAAACAGCCATTGCTCGCCGGGCTCAAGCATCTGAATCGCCTGGAGCAGGTTATCGCCCGTTCCGAATGGCAGGACACCGAGCATGCCGAAGGCTTGATGCTGGATCAGGTCGGGCGGGTGATCGAAGGTGTGTTCAGCAATCTGTTTCTGGTGCGCGATGGCGTGCTGGTGACCGCCAATCTCAAACGCTGTGGCGTGGCGGGTGTGATGCGTGCCGAATTATTGTTTCAAGCCAAGTCATTGGGAATTCCCACGCTAATCACCGATATCACCCTCGAGCAGCTGCAATGGGCTGATGAGGTCTTTGTCTGCAACAGCGTGTATGGCGTTTGGCCGGTGCGCGCCTATGCCGCACTGAGCTGGCCGGTTGGGCCGCTCACCCGTAAACTCCAAACCATTGCCCGTGCGCTACTGGATGCTTGA
- the mltG gene encoding endolytic transglycosylase MltG, whose translation MRRKFLLLLETGLVLAGLLAGACAWKIDSALEQPLNIAQEELLEVPKGTTPNRTFLRLEADGVIKDAFWLRVYWRFNLAGQPLHSGEYRMVPGMTVNGLIDLWKRGEMVQYSLTLVEGWNFHQVRAALAKDEKLEQTLNGLSDSQVMDKLGHSGIFPEGRFFPDTYRFVRGMTDVDLLKKAYDRLDEVLAKEWSQRAADVPYTEPYQALIMASLVEKETGVPQERRQIAGVFVRRMEMGMLLQTDPTVIYGLGDRYNGKLTRAHLKEPTPYNTYMIAGLPPTPIAMVGREAIHAALNPADGNSLYFVARGDGSHVFSDDLDAHNNAVREYQINRRADYRSSPAPTVTPSTEDTQAPIPAASPNTAPEDLPPVAPQDSVQDPAQEPAPAPEADAPAPQSPQ comes from the coding sequence GTGAGACGTAAATTCTTGCTGCTGCTGGAAACCGGATTGGTTCTGGCGGGGCTGTTGGCGGGCGCTTGCGCCTGGAAAATCGATTCGGCGCTGGAACAGCCGCTGAACATCGCCCAGGAAGAGCTGCTGGAAGTGCCCAAAGGCACTACGCCAAACCGCACCTTCCTTCGACTCGAAGCCGATGGCGTCATCAAAGACGCTTTCTGGCTGCGTGTGTATTGGCGCTTCAACCTGGCAGGACAACCGCTGCACAGCGGCGAATACCGCATGGTGCCCGGTATGACAGTCAACGGGTTGATCGACCTGTGGAAGCGCGGAGAAATGGTGCAGTACAGCCTGACACTGGTCGAAGGCTGGAATTTCCATCAGGTTCGCGCGGCCCTGGCCAAGGATGAAAAACTCGAGCAGACCCTCAACGGTCTGAGCGACAGCCAAGTGATGGACAAGCTCGGGCACAGCGGGATTTTCCCCGAAGGACGATTCTTCCCCGACACGTATCGTTTCGTGCGCGGCATGACCGACGTCGATCTGCTCAAGAAAGCTTACGACCGCCTCGACGAGGTCCTCGCCAAGGAATGGAGCCAGCGCGCTGCCGACGTTCCCTACACGGAGCCCTATCAAGCGCTGATCATGGCCTCGCTGGTGGAAAAGGAAACCGGTGTGCCGCAGGAGCGTCGGCAGATCGCCGGCGTGTTCGTGCGGCGCATGGAGATGGGCATGCTGTTGCAGACCGATCCGACCGTGATTTATGGTCTGGGTGATCGTTACAACGGCAAATTGACCCGTGCTCATCTCAAGGAACCGACGCCGTATAACACTTACATGATTGCTGGTCTGCCGCCGACGCCGATTGCGATGGTGGGTCGCGAAGCGATCCATGCGGCGTTGAATCCGGCGGACGGCAACAGCCTGTATTTTGTCGCGCGCGGTGATGGCAGCCACGTGTTCTCCGATGATCTGGATGCTCACAATAATGCGGTGCGCGAGTACCAGATCAATCGACGTGCCGATTACCGGTCCAGCCCTGCGCCGACTGTTACGCCGTCGACGGAGGATACTCAGGCCCCGATCCCGGCGGCTTCGCCCAATACGGCGCCCGAAGACCTGCCACCCGTAGCGCCGCAAGATTCCGTGCAAGACCCCGCACAAGAACCTGCGCCAGCCCCCGAAGCGGATGCGCCCGCGCCGCAAAGCCCGCAATGA
- the tmk gene encoding dTMP kinase, with protein sequence MTGLFITLEGPEGAGKSTNREYLAERLRAAGIEVVLTREPGGTPLAERIRDVLLAPVDEVMNPDTELLLVFAARAQHLAEVIRPALARGAVVLCDRFTDSTYAYQGGGRGLSLERIATLETFVQGDLRPDLTLIFDLPVEVGLARASARGRLDRFELEGRAFFDAVRNAFLERAKADPARHVLVDAAQPLAQVQQSLDALLPRLLELTRG encoded by the coding sequence GTGACTGGCTTGTTTATTACCCTGGAAGGCCCGGAAGGTGCCGGCAAGAGCACCAATCGCGAATACCTGGCCGAGCGTCTGCGCGCTGCCGGGATCGAGGTGGTGTTGACCCGGGAGCCCGGCGGCACGCCCTTGGCCGAACGAATCCGTGACGTGCTGTTGGCGCCGGTCGATGAGGTGATGAATCCCGACACCGAGCTGCTGTTGGTGTTCGCCGCGCGAGCCCAGCATCTGGCCGAGGTGATCCGCCCGGCGCTGGCCCGTGGCGCGGTGGTCTTGTGCGATCGTTTTACCGATTCGACCTATGCCTATCAGGGCGGCGGTCGCGGTTTGTCACTGGAGCGCATTGCGACCCTCGAAACATTCGTGCAGGGCGATCTACGCCCGGACTTGACACTGATCTTCGATCTGCCGGTGGAAGTGGGCCTGGCCCGGGCCAGCGCCCGCGGTCGCCTGGATCGCTTCGAGCTCGAAGGTCGAGCGTTTTTCGATGCAGTGCGCAATGCCTTCCTCGAGCGTGCCAAAGCAGATCCTGCGCGTCATGTTCTGGTGGATGCCGCTCAGCCGCTAGCGCAGGTTCAACAGTCTCTGGATGCCTTGTTGCCACGTCTGCTGGAGCTGACCCGTGGCTGA
- a CDS encoding DNA polymerase III subunit delta': MAEAYPWQDSLWQQLAGRAQHAHAYLLHGPAGIGKRALAERLMAHLLCQRPTSQDACGECKSCLLLKAGSHPDNYILEPEEADKAIKVDQVRDLVSFVVQTAQMGGRKVVLIEPVESMNINAANALLKSLEEPSGDTVLLLVSHQTSRLLPTIKSRCVQQACPLPSEAMSLAWLANALPDCSEEERIELLTLAAGSPLAAVKLQAQGVREQRALVVEGVKKLLKQQQSPTQLAEEWKTIPMLLLFDWFCDWSSLILRYQLTQDEAGLGLADMRKVIQYLAQKSAQDKVLNIQDWILAQRQKVMSKANLNSALLLEALLVQWVSLPTQK; this comes from the coding sequence GTGGCTGAAGCCTATCCGTGGCAGGACAGTCTCTGGCAGCAATTGGCCGGCCGTGCCCAGCACGCCCATGCCTATTTGCTGCATGGCCCGGCCGGGATCGGCAAGCGGGCGCTGGCTGAGCGTCTGATGGCCCATTTGTTGTGTCAGCGCCCGACCTCCCAAGACGCCTGCGGTGAGTGCAAATCCTGTTTGTTGCTGAAGGCCGGCAGCCACCCCGACAACTACATCCTGGAGCCGGAAGAAGCAGACAAGGCGATCAAGGTCGATCAGGTGCGTGATCTGGTCAGCTTCGTGGTTCAGACCGCGCAGATGGGCGGCCGCAAAGTGGTGCTGATCGAGCCGGTCGAATCGATGAATATCAACGCTGCCAACGCCTTGCTGAAAAGCCTTGAAGAGCCGTCCGGCGATACCGTATTGCTGTTGGTCAGCCACCAGACCAGTCGTCTGCTGCCGACTATCAAGAGCCGTTGCGTGCAGCAAGCCTGTCCGTTGCCAAGCGAGGCGATGAGTCTGGCCTGGCTGGCCAACGCTTTGCCGGACTGTTCGGAAGAAGAGCGCATTGAACTGCTGACCCTGGCCGCCGGTTCGCCATTGGCCGCAGTGAAATTGCAGGCACAGGGCGTGCGCGAACAGCGGGCTCTGGTGGTTGAGGGTGTGAAAAAGTTGCTCAAGCAACAGCAATCGCCGACGCAACTGGCCGAGGAGTGGAAAACCATTCCCATGCTGCTGCTGTTCGACTGGTTCTGCGATTGGTCGAGCCTGATTCTGCGTTATCAATTGACTCAGGATGAAGCAGGGCTGGGCCTGGCAGACATGCGCAAGGTGATTCAGTACCTGGCGCAGAAATCCGCACAGGACAAAGTCTTGAATATCCAGGACTGGATTCTCGCCCAACGGCAGAAAGTAATGAGCAAGGCCAACCTCAATTCGGCGTTGTTGCTGGAGGCGCTGTTGGTGCAATGGGTATCCTTGCCTACCCAGAAGTGA
- a CDS encoding PilZ domain-containing protein: MNEPISPGPRNGILSLTIKDRAVLYAAYMPFIKNGGLFIPTNKSYKLGDEVFMLLHLMDEPEKIPVAGKVTWITPKGAQGNRAAGVGVQFNEGDNTARSRIETHLAGALKSDRPTHTM, translated from the coding sequence ATGAACGAACCCATCAGTCCGGGGCCGCGAAATGGCATTTTGTCCTTGACCATCAAAGACAGGGCCGTGCTCTACGCGGCCTATATGCCGTTCATCAAAAACGGCGGCCTGTTTATCCCGACCAACAAAAGCTACAAGTTGGGTGATGAGGTTTTCATGCTGCTGCACCTGATGGACGAACCGGAAAAGATTCCGGTTGCCGGCAAGGTTACCTGGATCACCCCCAAAGGCGCCCAAGGCAACCGCGCCGCCGGGGTTGGCGTGCAATTCAACGAAGGCGACAACACCGCGCGCAGTCGCATCGAAACCCATCTGGCCGGAGCCCTGAAGTCCGACCGTCCCACTCATACGATGTAA
- a CDS encoding TatD family hydrolase codes for MLVDSHCHLDRLDLTAHDGSLDAALDAARERGVGHFLCIGVSADNAADVKALAEHYDDVDCSVGVHPLDVQPGAAPALDWLLRELNHPRVVAIGETGLDYHYEPEAAQLQQESFCLHLQAAQQTGKPVIIHTRGARADTLELLREAALPQAGVLHCFTEDWEMAKAALDMGYYISLSGIVTFRNADALRDVASKVPADRLLVETDSPYLAPIPYRGKPNLPQYVREVAEFLAMLRGESYERFAEQTTENFKRLFPLAHVGASV; via the coding sequence ATGCTCGTAGATTCCCATTGCCACCTTGATCGCCTCGACCTCACCGCCCACGACGGCTCCCTGGATGCTGCACTCGATGCAGCCCGTGAGCGCGGGGTAGGGCACTTTCTGTGTATTGGCGTCAGCGCCGATAATGCCGCCGACGTCAAAGCCCTGGCTGAACACTACGACGACGTTGATTGTTCGGTCGGCGTGCATCCGCTGGATGTACAGCCAGGTGCCGCTCCGGCGCTGGACTGGCTGTTGCGCGAACTCAATCATCCTCGGGTGGTGGCAATCGGTGAAACCGGCCTGGATTACCACTACGAGCCGGAAGCGGCGCAATTGCAGCAGGAATCGTTCTGTCTGCACTTGCAAGCGGCGCAACAGACCGGAAAGCCGGTAATCATCCACACCCGTGGCGCCCGGGCCGACACCCTTGAGCTGCTACGCGAAGCGGCACTGCCTCAAGCGGGCGTGCTGCATTGCTTCACCGAAGACTGGGAGATGGCCAAGGCTGCTCTGGACATGGGGTATTACATTTCCTTGTCCGGTATTGTCACTTTTCGCAATGCCGATGCCCTGCGGGATGTGGCCAGCAAGGTGCCGGCTGACCGGTTACTGGTAGAAACCGACTCGCCGTACCTGGCGCCGATCCCGTATCGCGGTAAACCGAACCTGCCGCAATACGTACGTGAGGTAGCGGAATTTCTGGCAATGTTGCGAGGTGAGTCCTACGAGCGATTTGCCGAGCAGACCACCGAGAATTTCAAGCGCTTGTTCCCGTTGGCGCACGTTGGGGCATCGGTGTAA
- a CDS encoding TetR/AcrR family transcriptional regulator gives MHKEPRKVREFRRREQEILDTALKLFLEQGEDSVTVEMIADAVGIGKGTIYKHFKSKAEIYLRLMLDYERDLNELLHSADVDKDKEALSRAYFEFRMRDPQRYRLFDRLEEKVVKGNQVPEMVEELHKIRASNFERLTLLIKGRISEGKLEDVPPYFHYCAAWALVHGAVALYHSPFWSNVLEDQEGFFQFLMDIGVRMGNKRKRDTDTPSS, from the coding sequence ATGCATAAAGAACCTCGTAAGGTCCGTGAGTTTCGTCGCCGCGAGCAAGAAATTCTCGATACCGCGCTCAAGCTGTTCCTCGAACAAGGTGAAGACAGTGTCACCGTCGAGATGATTGCTGATGCCGTCGGTATCGGCAAAGGCACGATCTACAAGCACTTCAAATCCAAGGCGGAGATCTATCTGCGCCTGATGCTTGATTACGAGCGCGATTTGAACGAGCTGTTGCATTCCGCCGATGTCGATAAGGACAAGGAAGCCCTGTCCCGGGCCTACTTCGAATTCCGCATGCGCGATCCGCAACGCTATCGGTTGTTCGATCGCCTGGAAGAAAAGGTGGTCAAGGGCAACCAGGTGCCGGAGATGGTCGAGGAACTGCACAAGATCCGCGCCTCGAACTTCGAACGCCTGACCCTGTTGATCAAGGGCCGGATCAGCGAAGGCAAGCTCGAAGACGTACCGCCTTACTTCCATTACTGCGCGGCCTGGGCGCTGGTACACGGCGCCGTGGCGCTGTATCACTCGCCGTTCTGGAGCAACGTGCTGGAAGATCAGGAAGGTTTCTTCCAGTTCCTGATGGACATCGGCGTGCGCATGGGCAACAAGCGCAAGCGCGACACCGACACGCCGAGCAGCTGA
- a CDS encoding GTP 3',8-cyclase MoaA, which translates to MIVDRQGRRFRNLRISLTSACNYACTYCVPNGKRLVAAQDELSAEAMARGVAYLIEAAGIERLRITGGEPLVSPKLEAFMTAVGQMGLADISLTTNGQLLAKKLPLLMDAGIRRINVSLDTLDASAFRSIARGGDLATVLHGMDQAAAAGMKIKVNMVPLRGQNLDQVMPLLDYCLERGYELRFIELMRMGHLASDSNAFLQQFVSLQQLLSLIGERYEYLQADAPVDATAVRYQIPGLGHFGVIANESVPFCRTCSRLRLSSTGWLHGCLSSSNRHYVGDLLDKPRHQALPALQRLLVKALGDKQEVAFSGGATIMKIIGG; encoded by the coding sequence ATGATCGTTGACCGTCAAGGCAGGCGTTTTCGCAATTTGCGGATCAGTCTGACCTCAGCCTGCAACTACGCTTGTACCTACTGCGTGCCCAATGGCAAGCGGCTGGTGGCTGCGCAGGATGAGTTGTCGGCGGAGGCCATGGCACGCGGCGTGGCCTATCTGATCGAGGCCGCGGGCATCGAGCGCTTGCGTATTACCGGTGGTGAGCCACTGGTCAGTCCCAAACTCGAAGCCTTCATGACTGCCGTCGGGCAGATGGGTCTGGCGGATATCAGCCTGACCACCAATGGCCAGTTGCTGGCGAAGAAGCTGCCCCTGCTGATGGATGCCGGCATTCGGCGCATCAACGTTTCCCTCGATACCCTGGATGCCAGCGCTTTCCGCAGCATTGCGCGCGGCGGTGATCTGGCGACCGTCCTCCACGGCATGGACCAGGCCGCCGCGGCTGGCATGAAGATCAAGGTCAATATGGTGCCGCTGCGCGGGCAGAACCTCGATCAAGTGATGCCGTTGCTCGACTACTGCCTGGAGCGCGGCTACGAGTTGCGTTTCATCGAGTTGATGCGCATGGGCCATCTGGCCAGCGACTCCAACGCCTTCCTGCAGCAGTTTGTCAGCCTTCAGCAGTTGCTGAGCCTGATCGGCGAGCGCTACGAGTACCTTCAGGCCGATGCGCCGGTCGATGCCACGGCGGTGCGTTACCAGATTCCAGGGCTGGGCCACTTCGGCGTGATCGCCAACGAAAGCGTTCCGTTTTGCCGCACCTGTTCGCGTCTACGCTTGTCGTCCACTGGTTGGCTGCATGGCTGCCTGTCGTCGAGCAATCGCCACTATGTTGGCGATCTGCTGGACAAACCTCGTCACCAGGCGCTGCCGGCCTTGCAGCGACTGCTGGTCAAAGCCTTGGGGGACAAGCAGGAAGTAGCGTTCTCCGGTGGCGCGACCATCATGAAGATTATTGGCGGCTGA
- a CDS encoding DUF4823 domain-containing protein, protein MRSLVLLLAVLALGGCMNVSDMAEGTRYHMSDAGLLDHSDSRRVNNFRIQPDSFIYIAQGAFAPPGSAYPRPNVVAEEAFNGFIEYFPMVRRARAPEGLDAAMGEARAAGAHYLLYTRFAKADDRIGNSDEWLDQEHVDRLGIDNGVIQIMLIETSTQYLIDTARIKSRGGLLTFHDNKPEDLLGPPLEQYARSLLGLSDQ, encoded by the coding sequence ATGCGTAGCCTGGTTTTGCTGCTGGCCGTTTTGGCGCTTGGTGGCTGCATGAATGTCAGCGATATGGCCGAAGGGACTCGCTACCATATGAGCGACGCGGGCCTGCTGGACCACAGCGACAGCCGTCGCGTGAATAACTTCCGCATTCAGCCGGACTCGTTCATTTACATTGCCCAGGGTGCCTTCGCGCCGCCGGGCAGTGCCTACCCGCGACCTAACGTGGTGGCCGAAGAGGCCTTCAACGGCTTTATCGAATATTTCCCGATGGTCCGCCGCGCCCGCGCGCCGGAAGGTCTCGACGCTGCCATGGGCGAAGCCCGTGCCGCCGGCGCCCATTACCTGCTTTACACCCGTTTCGCCAAGGCCGACGACCGCATCGGCAACTCGGACGAATGGCTCGACCAGGAACACGTGGATCGCCTCGGAATCGATAACGGCGTGATTCAGATCATGTTGATCGAGACCAGCACCCAGTATTTGATCGATACTGCACGTATCAAGAGTCGTGGCGGTTTACTGACGTTCCATGACAACAAACCAGAAGACTTGCTGGGCCCGCCGCTGGAGCAATACGCTCGTAGCCTGCTGGGGCTCAGCGACCAGTAA
- a CDS encoding DUF1285 domain-containing protein translates to MSGPQKANDLLGQIPKTKGLPPVHLWNPDFCGDIDMRIARDGTWYYLGTPIGRKPMVKLFSTIIRRDGDEYFLITPVEKVGIKVDDAPFVAIAVEVEGEGEAQLLRFTTNVDETADAGAEHPMRVVIDPITQEPAPYVHVRTNLEALIHRNVFYQLVELAVTREIEGQRWLGVWSGGEFFPIGLEP, encoded by the coding sequence ATGAGTGGCCCGCAAAAAGCCAACGATCTGTTGGGGCAAATCCCCAAAACCAAAGGCTTGCCGCCGGTCCACTTGTGGAACCCCGATTTCTGCGGCGATATCGACATGCGCATCGCCCGCGACGGCACCTGGTATTACCTGGGCACGCCGATCGGGCGCAAGCCGATGGTCAAGCTGTTCTCCACCATCATTCGCCGCGACGGCGATGAGTACTTCCTGATTACCCCGGTCGAAAAGGTTGGCATCAAGGTCGACGACGCACCGTTCGTGGCGATTGCCGTGGAGGTCGAAGGCGAGGGTGAAGCCCAGCTCTTGCGCTTTACCACCAACGTCGATGAAACGGCCGATGCCGGCGCCGAGCACCCTATGCGTGTAGTCATTGATCCGATCACTCAGGAACCCGCGCCGTATGTGCATGTGCGCACCAACCTTGAAGCGCTGATTCACCGCAATGTGTTCTACCAGCTGGTGGAACTGGCGGTGACCCGTGAGATCGAGGGGCAGCGCTGGCTGGGCGTGTGGAGCGGTGGCGAGTTTTTCCCTATCGGGCTTGAGCCTTAA